Proteins from a single region of Cytophagaceae bacterium:
- a CDS encoding Gfo/Idh/MocA family oxidoreductase — MKRNDFLKAGGFLAASAIFSPNTLLAATRTKKEKLRIALVGLGYYSTDLLAPALKLTQNCELKGIVTGTPSKIEKWQQKYGIADKNIYNYQNYEQIANNPDIDIIYVVLPPSMHREFTVRGANTGKHIFCEKPMAPSVADCQAMIDACNKNKVSLAIGYRCQHDPNIQQMMKIAKERPFGKPKMINSAAGYFDNRTTHWKQNKAMGGGAMGDMGVYALQGARLATGEEPISVLAQASTTRPEIYKEVEETMMFQLEFPSGARAACQTSFGISMNHLQVNYEKGWLKMEPQSAYNGINGSTSDGKIIKIQIENQQAKQLDEDCRAIINGTSLIAPGEEGMRDIKVVEAIYKSVATGREVKI; from the coding sequence ATGAAAAGAAATGATTTTTTAAAAGCCGGAGGTTTTCTGGCTGCTTCGGCAATTTTCTCGCCCAATACCCTTTTAGCAGCAACAAGAACTAAAAAAGAAAAGCTGAGGATTGCTTTGGTGGGTTTGGGTTATTACAGCACCGACTTATTGGCTCCCGCCTTAAAACTCACTCAAAACTGTGAACTTAAGGGGATTGTTACCGGGACACCCTCAAAAATTGAAAAGTGGCAGCAAAAGTATGGTATTGCTGACAAAAACATTTACAACTATCAGAACTACGAACAGATCGCCAACAATCCTGATATTGACATAATCTACGTGGTTTTACCCCCTTCAATGCATAGAGAATTTACAGTTAGAGGGGCCAATACCGGTAAGCATATTTTCTGTGAAAAACCCATGGCTCCTTCGGTAGCCGACTGCCAGGCCATGATTGATGCTTGCAATAAAAACAAAGTCTCATTGGCAATTGGCTATCGTTGTCAGCACGATCCCAACATTCAACAGATGATGAAAATAGCCAAAGAAAGGCCTTTTGGAAAACCCAAAATGATCAACTCTGCCGCCGGATATTTCGATAATCGCACCACGCATTGGAAGCAAAACAAAGCAATGGGTGGCGGTGCAATGGGCGATATGGGTGTATATGCCCTCCAAGGGGCCAGACTCGCCACAGGCGAAGAGCCGATTTCGGTGTTGGCACAAGCTTCAACTACTCGCCCCGAAATCTATAAAGAAGTAGAAGAAACGATGATGTTTCAGCTTGAATTTCCATCAGGTGCAAGGGCAGCATGCCAGACAAGCTTTGGAATAAGCATGAATCATCTACAGGTAAATTATGAAAAAGGCTGGCTTAAAATGGAGCCTCAGTCGGCTTACAACGGCATCAATGGAAGCACTTCTGACGGAAAAATTATCAAAATCCAGATTGAAAATCAACAAGCCAAACAATTGGATGAAGACTGTCGGGCCATCATAAATGGCACTTCTCTTATCGCTCCCGGAGAAGAAGGTATGCGTGATATCAAAGTGGTAGAAGCCATTTATAAATCTGTGGCTACTGGCAGAGAGGTAAAAATTTGA
- a CDS encoding 3'-5' exonuclease: MSESRLLLKNILFIDLETASLTEDYNELPERLQYHWKRKASKIKNDENISPDQLYFDRAAIYAEFGKIICIGVGGFYDQDTKFRAKTLVSTDEKSLLLEFKKLVEEHPAQEQLILCAHNGREFDFPYLCRRMLINGIKLPEVLNITGKKPWEVMHIDTLEFWKFGDFKNYTSLDLLASVFDIPGSKSQMDGSEVNTTYYHQKDMDKIAVYCREDVVVLAQLYLKMNGREILEESKISRV; encoded by the coding sequence ATGTCTGAATCCCGTCTTTTATTAAAAAACATACTCTTTATTGACCTCGAAACAGCTTCACTTACAGAGGATTACAATGAATTGCCTGAAAGACTGCAATATCATTGGAAAAGAAAAGCCTCAAAAATTAAAAACGATGAAAACATTTCACCGGACCAACTGTATTTTGACCGGGCGGCAATCTATGCCGAGTTTGGCAAAATCATTTGTATAGGGGTAGGGGGGTTTTATGATCAGGATACAAAATTCAGAGCAAAAACACTTGTCAGTACAGATGAAAAGTCACTGCTTCTGGAATTTAAAAAGCTGGTTGAAGAGCATCCCGCTCAGGAGCAATTGATACTTTGTGCACACAATGGCCGCGAATTTGACTTTCCATACTTATGTCGCAGAATGCTTATAAACGGAATAAAACTTCCCGAAGTATTAAATATAACCGGTAAAAAGCCTTGGGAGGTTATGCACATTGATACCCTGGAATTCTGGAAGTTTGGGGATTTTAAAAATTATACTTCGCTTGATTTGTTGGCTTCGGTCTTTGATATACCAGGAAGTAAAAGTCAGATGGATGGCTCCGAAGTTAACACCACCTATTACCACCAGAAAGACATGGATAAAATCGCTGTTTATTGCCGTGAAGATGTTGTTGTACTTGCTCAGCTTTATTTAAAAATGAATGGTCGGGAAATACTTGAGGAAAGTAAAATATCACGGGTTTAA